Genomic window (Achromobacter sp. B7):
GGCCATTCTGTTCGACAGCCTGCATGCGCTGCTTCGCCAGTGGTTGCGCACGCTGCGGCCCTATTGCGCGCAGGAAGTGGACGAGGACGACGAAGAGGTGGACCAGGCCGACCGTAAGGCGTGGGTTGACGCGCAGGCAGAGCTGGCCGCCGTGCCGTTGGACACGCGTTGGGAAGTGGAATCCTTGCAGCAGGCCGTTGACGTGCTTGTCCTGCCGATGATGGCGATGCTGATGCGCAGTCAGCGCAACCATGAATCGTTTATCGCGGACACCAGCCTGATGGCGCTGCTGCATCCCATGGCCACAACCAACGACAGTTTTCCGTTTGAAGAGCTGCATTTTTTGTGGCTGGCGTCGCAAATCAGTTATGTCGACGAGCTTGTGGTGGTCTTGCCCACGTCAAAAACCGGATTCGTGGCGCGAGCGCATGGCGTCAACAATAGCTTTCACGCTTTCACCTTGCTGCAAATCCTGATTGGCGAGCATGCACAAGCCCTGCAAGTCAAACGCGACATCGCCGCCCGCCAGCCAGACATGGACCGGGACTCGGCGGATTTTCAATGGCTGCAAGCCGGCGCCTACACCAACGGCGAACTGACTCAGCCCATGCTGTGGGCCTGGGGCGAAGCGGCCTTGCGTCACAACATGGCCCGGCACGGCAGGCCCGTGCTGATCGCACTGGAAACGGACGAAGGCACAAAGCGAAACTGGTCCGGCTTCAACGGCGCCATTCACGACGCGCAAGCGCCATCGATGACGTTCAAGCGGTATTTGACGACGGAAGAAGTCGCGTCTTACCTGGCTTGAACGTCATCGTGGGAATGGCTTTTTGCTGCCCTACCACTTGCCCGTACTCTGCGACTGCATGGGCGGCACGGCATTGCTCGGGTGCACCATGTCCACGTACTTCCTGTAGCTGGCGATGTATTCCGGGCTGTTGATGTCCGGCGTGTTGTCGCTATTCCAGTTTCTTTCGACGCCGGATTCGCGCCACGCGGCCAGGTCGCGCATGACGTCGTCGCGGGTCAGGGCGATATTCGGTCCCGGCGTGGCGGTGGTGGGCGCAACTGCCTGCTGGGCGTGGGCGGGGCCGGATAGCAGCGTGGCCACGATCAAGGCGGTGGGGGCAAGGGCGCTGAACAAATGAATCGTCTTCATGATGAATCCTTAATAACGAGAGCGACCCCTCCCTCTCATGGCTTCGGACTCATCGTAGGGCCGCATGGGTGCCCACCGCATACCCAAGATTGATTACGCCTGCTCGGGCCGACCGGACGGCTACCGGGCGGGCGTGGCGCGTTACAGCAGTGAAGCCAGCCTGACGAGTTCCGCCTGCCGGCTGCATTCCATCTTGTTGAGCAGGGACGCGACCTGCTTGCGCACCGTCAGCACCGACGACTGGCGCAGCGTGGCGATTTCTTCGACGCTGTGGCCGGCCGCCAGGCCCGCCAGCACGGCGGCTTCGGCGTGGGTGATGCCGAACACGGACTCCAGCTTGTCGACGTCGGGCATGGCGAACGCGCTTTTGCGGCGCAGCCGGGCCAGCAGCAGGCGGCCGCCGATCAGGCTCAATGAATCGGGCGCGACGCTGATGTCCATCCAATGAAATTCGCCCCAGCCCGTGGTGGTGGCTAGCGAGCGGGAATGGCCATCGCGAAACGCCGCGGCGCAGTGGGCGTCGAACAGACGCTGGCATTTGGAATCGGCGTGGCGCAGCTTGCCGCCCTGGACCCGCCAGCCGCGCGCCTCGTCCAGCAGCTGCCGGGCAAGCGCCGACATCTTGTTCACCATGCCGTCCTGGTTGATGAGCAGCACCGCCTCGTTGACTTCCGAGAACGCGCTTTCCACTGACTTCCAACCAATGGACAACGCTTTTTCCCGTTGACCCAACTGGCTTTGCAGGGTGCGGAAATATTGGCCGAAATTGCCGGACTGCAAGCGTTCGCTGGCCTTGGGATCGACCGTGGAACGCTGGAACCCGATCGATGCGTGCAGCACGGCGTTGGATTCGACGATCAGCGACAGGATTTGCGCCATGCGGTGCTTAAGCATGAAGTCGGCGTAAAACTCGGTGCGTTGCAGCTGCGAACGGCTATACATGCGCGCGGTGTCCAGCCAGGTGCCGGCCGGGGCGTGACGCGAATCGCGCTCCAGCACGTCGTGACGGTAGTAGTGCCCCTGGTAGTCGGCAAAGCAGGCGTCCGAGAAACCGATCGCGGACAGGTTTGAAAGATGGTTGCGCGCGTCAAAGACGATCAACGTGCCGCTGTCCGCGCCTACCAGATCGCGCGCGGTGCGCAGAATGTCTTGCCAGGGGGGGTTGGGATCGGCCAGGTGTTGTACGGCGTCCATCGCGCGCGTGAAGGCTAGCTGATGCTCGACCATGGTGTCTCCAACGGGGCTGAATCGCAAAGGCGTTGCTGCGTACCACCAGGGGGCGGCTGCGCGGCGCGGCTACGGGTGCGGCTACAGGTGCGAAAACGGGCGCGGCTACGGGAGCCGGTACGGTGCTGCCTTGCCATCGCGCAGCGGCGATGCGCTGGCGGAAACCGGATCAGTGCGGGGACGGCGTTGGAGAAAGCAGCCGGATGCCGTTGGCCCCAACGGAAATTATGCTCGCGAATTTGCGATAGTGGGAAAATTCCATGTGCCTGCGTGGCCGTGGCGACGGCCTGCCCGCGCCAACGGTGCAAGCGCACCGGGTCAGTTCCATCACCAGGCGTTCAGCGCGCGTCGGTGGGCGCGAGGATGGCCGCGCGCCAGAGATCCAGGAAGTGGCGTTTTTTCAGCGCATCCAGGTACACCAGCAGCCCGACGCCCAGCGCCATGGGGCGCACGCCCGCTTCGGCGATGACCGACGCGTTGACGGGCCGCATGCCGGATTGCTTGGCCAGCATCTCCTGCCCCCGCGGCGAAAGCAGGTAGTCCAGCAGCAACGCACCCAGGTCACCGCGCGGCGCCTGTTTCGGAATGATGGCGGACCGCGACAGCATCAGCGTGTAGTCCTGCGGGTAGATGATGGCAAGCCTGGCGCCCTGGTCGATGCGGTGGCGCGTATAGGATTCCAGCAGGTTGTACGCCAGCGTAACCTCGCCGCGCTCCAGCTTGTCCAGCGCGTCTTCGGTGGACTGATGCGTAGTGACGCCGTTGCGGCCGAACGCGGCCAGCAGTGCGCCCGCCATGCTGTCCAGCCGCGTGTCCTGCGTGGCGGCCAGATAGCCGATGCCGCTGCCTTGCACGTCGTACGTCGATATGCTTTTCGCCAACGGCCGGTCGGGCGCTTGCAACAGGGACAGCAGCTCGCGGCGCGTGTGCGGGGCGCGCGCGGCATCCAGCTTGTCGGTGTTGTAGACCATGACGATGGGATCGGTGCCAATGCTGAACACCTCGTCGCGCCAGTTCGCCCAGGCGGGCAGGGCGCGGGTGTGCGGCGAGACATGGGCTTGGGCGTAGCCGTCGTTCACAAGCTTGGTCTGCAAATCCATCGCGCTGCTGATGATCAGATCGGGGCCGCGCTTGGTCAAGGCGTCTTCTTTGGCGCGATCCACCGTGTCCTGGTAAAGCTGCTGCGTGGATAGTTCGGTGTATTCCAGCCGGATGCCAGGGTTCATCTGGCTGAAGTCTTCCAGCACGCCCTTGAAGACCTGCACGCTGTTGGACGCGTGCAGCACCAGCACCTGCCTGCTGTCGGCCGGCCCCAGCGTAAGGCCGTCGCGGCTGACTTCGGCGGCCTGCGTGGCGGCATGAGCCCCGCTGAGCAGCAGCAGGGCGGCCGCGCCAAGCAGCCTTTTGGCCCAGTGCCAGGTACGTGCGTCACGCATCGCGACGCTCCGCCGGCAAGACGATCACCGCCTCCAGGCCGCCGCCCACGCGGTTGCTGAGGCTGAGCGTGCCGTGATGGATGTCGACGACGCGTTTGACGATGGACAGGCCCAGCCCCGCGCCGGGCGTGCGGGGGGTGGGGCCGCGGGCGAAACGTTCGAAAGCGGTGTTGGCCAGGGCGGGTGGGATGCCCGGCCCGTGGTCGGCAACGGTGACGCGCCAGCCGCTGCCATGTTGGTCCAGCGTGATGTCGATGTGGTCGTGGGCGGAGTCTTCGATGCGGCCTTCGATGCGGCTTTCTATGCGCCCTTCGATGTGGCCGTCTTTGGATACGTCGATGCTGCCGTCCCCCTCCTCGCCCCGCGCTACGTCTGCATCCCCCTTGCCAACCGATCCGTGGCGCAGCGCGTTGTCGATCAGGTTCTTGAAGGCTTCGCGCAGCATCAGGCTGTCGCCCGGGACGCGCGGTGCCGGGCTTGCGCCGGCGGCAGGCAGGTGCAGGCGCACATCGGGAATGGGATCGGCTTGCGGCACGGTGTCGTAAGTCGCTTGGCGCAGCAGCTCGGCCAGGTCCACGGGCTGGAACTGCTTGACGTTGCTGCGGTGGATGACGCTGGCGTCGCTAAGCAGCTGGTTGACCAGCCGCGACAGCTTTTCGGCGTTGCGCAGCACCGCCAACAGGCTGCGGCGCTGCTCGCCTGGGTCTTCTTCGTCCAGTGCCACTTCCATTTGGGCGTGTAGCGCGGCAAGCGGCGTGCGCAACTGGTGCGCGGCTTCGGCGATGAACAGGCGCAGCGTGTCCAGGTTGTCGGACAGGCGCGCCATGAAGCCGTCCAGCGATTGCACCAGCGTGTCCAGCTCTTCGGGCACGGGCGCCGCGATGGGATGCAGGTCGGACGCGCTGCGCGCGGCCAGTTCCCGTTCGATGCGCTGGATGGGCGACAAGGAACGCCGTAGCCCCCAATAGGCCAGCGCCAGCGCCGCACCGGTGAACCCGATCAGCGCCAGGGTGCCTTGCCACAAGATGCTGTCGGCCAATGCGTTGCGCGCTTCGCGCGTTTGCGCCACCTGAATCACGGCGGCCTCGGCGTTGCGCGGGCCGGCGATCTTGCGTTCCATCCACGCGACGCGCACGGGCTCGCCCTGGTAGCGGGACGTGTACAGCTGCGGCGTATCGGCCGCCTCGGTACGCTCGGGCGCGGCGGGCAGGTCGGCATAACCGGAAACCAGGGACCCGGCGCCGGTCGCAACGCGATAGAACACCCGGTCGCGCGGGGCCTGCTCCAGCAAGGCCAGGGCGGCATAGGGCATGTCCATCTGCCATTCGCCCTGCACCAGCTGCAGGCTGTCGGCCATGGACAGGACCGAGGCGCGCAGCAGTTGATCGTAAGTGGTGTCGGCGGTTTGCTGGGCGTAGCCGCGCACCAGCAGATACAGTGCGGCCAGGCCGACGGCAAACAAGCCCAACAGCATGGCGAGCAGGCGGCGGCGGACTGAAATGCGGCCAGGCTGCACGGTCAATCCTGCTGCGAGTGGGGCGAGGGGCTGTCCGGCGGCGTTGTCGAGGTCAGCAGGTAACCCGTGCCGCGCTGCGTTTCGATGCGTAGCGGCGACCCTTCCAGCTTGCGGCGCAGGCGGGCGATGTAGACCTCGATGGCGTTGGGCGCGGCATCGTCATCGAAGGCGAACAGCTTGTTGGCGATTTCTGTTTTGCTGACGGCGCGGTTCATCCCGGCCAACAGGATCTCCAGCAGGCTGTATTCGCGCTTGGGCAGGTCGAGGCGCTGTCCGGCCAGCGACACGTGGCGCGCGGCGCTGTCGATGACAAGCTCGCCAAAGCGCTGCACGCCCGTGGCCTGCGCAATGGGGCGGCGCAGCAGGGCGCGGCAGCGGGCTTCCAGTTCGCGGAAATCAAACGGCTTGGCCAGGTAGTCGTCGGCGCCGGTATCCAGGGCGTGAACCCGGTCTTCGATGTCGATGCGGGCGGTCAACGCCAATACCGGCGTCTTGCTGCCACGGTCGCGCAGCCGGTGCAGGATGTCAAAGCCCGACATGCGCGGCAGGCCGATGTCCAGGATGACGAGATCGAAGGTTTCGTATTGCAGCACGCCATCGGCGCTAAGCCCGTCGCGTTGCAGGTCCACGGCGTGGCCAAGACGGCGCAACCGGCGGACAAGGGCGTCGGCCAGATCCTCGTCGTCTTCGATTACCAGGATGCGCATCGGCCGATTGTAGCTGCCCGGAGCCGGCCGATTTTCGGGCTTCGCCGGCGTGGGGCGGCGGGTTGAAACACGGCGTCGGATTTCAAAAAACGACAGGTTCCAGACAGCTTTTATTCCTAGTCTTCGGCTCCTGCCTCCCTTGCTGGAGGCAGCGTCAAACATAACAACGATTAGTCGGAGATACCCCCTCATGCTTCTGACCCTGCTTGGCTTCGGCATGGTGATCACGTTCATGACGCTGATCATGACCAAGCGCCTGTCGCCGTTGGTCGCCCTTATCCTTGTCCCTATTATTTTTGCGTTGCTGGGCGGCTTTGGCGCCGGCATCGACAAGATGATGCTGGACGGTATTCGCAAGATCGCGCCCACCGGCGTGATGCTGATGTTTGCCATCCTGTACTTCGGGGTGATGATCGATGCGGGGCTGTTCGACCCCATCGTCGGCCGCATCCTGCGCGCCGTGAAGGGCGACCCGTTGAAAATCGTGGTGGGCACCACGGTGCTGGCGCTGGTGATTTCGCTGGACGGCGACGGCTCGACCACCTACATGATCGTGGTGGCGTCGATGTTGCCCCTGTACCGCCGCCTGAAGATGAACGGGTTGTCCATGACCTGCCTGGCGATGCTGGCCAGCGGCATCATGAACCTGACGCCGTGGGGCGGGCCGACGGCGCGCGCCGCCAGCGCCTTGCACGTGGACGCGGGCGATATCTTCATTCCGCTGGTGCCGGTGATGGGCGTGGCCATCGTGTCGCTGCTGATGCTGGCGTTCTTCCTGGGTCTGAAAGAACGGCGCCGCCTGGGCGTGCTGTCGCTGCCGGACGGCGCCTCGCTGCATGCCGGCTATGACGAGGATGGCCCCAAGAACCTGCCCGAGATTGAAGTCGATCACGACCTGCGCCGCCCCAAGCTGCTGTGGGTGAATGCCGGGTTGACGCTGGCGCTGATGGTCAGCCTGGTGATGAACATCCTGCCGCTGCCGGTGCTGTTCATGATTGCGTTTGCGATTGCGCTGATCATCAACTATCCGAACCTGGCCGAGCAGCGCCGCCGCGTTGCGCAGCATGCGGGCAATGTGCTGTCGGTGGTGTCGCTGATTTTCGCGGCGGGGATCTTCACGGGGATCCTGTCCGGCACGGGCATGGTGGAAGCCATGTCCCGCAGCCTGCTGGCCGTGATCCCGGACGCGATGGGTCCCTATCTGGCGGGCATTACCGCGCTGGTCAGCCTGCCGTTCACGTTTTTCATGTCGAACGATGCCTTCTACTTCGGCGTGCTGCCCATCCTGAGCGAAGCCGCGCAGGGCTATGGCATTTCGGCAGTGGAAATGGCGCGGGCGTCCCTCATTGGCCAGCCGGTGCATTTGCTTAGCCCGCTGGTGCCGTCCACCTACCTGCTGGTGGGCCTGGCGGGCGTGGAATTCGGCGATCACCAGCGCTATGCGCTCAAGTGGGCCACCCTGGTCTGCATGGTGATGCTGGCTGCCGCCCTGGCGTTCGGCCTGTTCCCGTTGATGGGATCGGTCGGCTGATTCGCGGCGCACGCCGCACGTTGATAAAGGAAGGTCATGGCTTTGCGTATCGCTTATGTCACCAGCGGAATGGGCCACACGGGCACCGCGATCTGCCAGGCGCTGCATCGCGCCGGACACCGCGTGGTGGCCGGCTGCGGACCGCGTTCATCGCGCCGCGATAGCTGGTTGAAAGAGCAGAAGTCCCTGGGGTATGACTTCGTGGCGTCCGAGGGCGACGCCACGGACTGGGCATCCACCGAAGCGGCGTTTGCCAAGGTGCGGCGCGAAGTCGGCGAGATCGACGTGCTGGTCAACAACGCCGGCTCGATGCTGGACATGCGCTTTCGCCAGATGAGCTATGCCGACTGGGCAGCCGTTTTGCGCAGCAACCTGGACACGCTGTTCAACAGCACCAAGCAGGTGGTCGACAGCATGGCGGACCGGGGCTGGGGGCGCGTCATCAACATCGGCTCGGTCGCCGCGGAAAAAGGCCAGATCG
Coding sequences:
- a CDS encoding CitMHS family transporter, which produces MLLTLLGFGMVITFMTLIMTKRLSPLVALILVPIIFALLGGFGAGIDKMMLDGIRKIAPTGVMLMFAILYFGVMIDAGLFDPIVGRILRAVKGDPLKIVVGTTVLALVISLDGDGSTTYMIVVASMLPLYRRLKMNGLSMTCLAMLASGIMNLTPWGGPTARAASALHVDAGDIFIPLVPVMGVAIVSLLMLAFFLGLKERRRLGVLSLPDGASLHAGYDEDGPKNLPEIEVDHDLRRPKLLWVNAGLTLALMVSLVMNILPLPVLFMIAFAIALIINYPNLAEQRRRVAQHAGNVLSVVSLIFAAGIFTGILSGTGMVEAMSRSLLAVIPDAMGPYLAGITALVSLPFTFFMSNDAFYFGVLPILSEAAQGYGISAVEMARASLIGQPVHLLSPLVPSTYLLVGLAGVEFGDHQRYALKWATLVCMVMLAAALAFGLFPLMGSVG
- a CDS encoding ABC transporter substrate-binding protein, whose product is MRDARTWHWAKRLLGAAALLLLSGAHAATQAAEVSRDGLTLGPADSRQVLVLHASNSVQVFKGVLEDFSQMNPGIRLEYTELSTQQLYQDTVDRAKEDALTKRGPDLIISSAMDLQTKLVNDGYAQAHVSPHTRALPAWANWRDEVFSIGTDPIVMVYNTDKLDAARAPHTRRELLSLLQAPDRPLAKSISTYDVQGSGIGYLAATQDTRLDSMAGALLAAFGRNGVTTHQSTEDALDKLERGEVTLAYNLLESYTRHRIDQGARLAIIYPQDYTLMLSRSAIIPKQAPRGDLGALLLDYLLSPRGQEMLAKQSGMRPVNASVIAEAGVRPMALGVGLLVYLDALKKRHFLDLWRAAILAPTDAR
- a CDS encoding DUF4148 domain-containing protein, which produces MKTIHLFSALAPTALIVATLLSGPAHAQQAVAPTTATPGPNIALTRDDVMRDLAAWRESGVERNWNSDNTPDINSPEYIASYRKYVDMVHPSNAVPPMQSQSTGKW
- a CDS encoding SDR family oxidoreductase, with product MALRIAYVTSGMGHTGTAICQALHRAGHRVVAGCGPRSSRRDSWLKEQKSLGYDFVASEGDATDWASTEAAFAKVRREVGEIDVLVNNAGSMLDMRFRQMSYADWAAVLRSNLDTLFNSTKQVVDSMADRGWGRVINIGSVAAEKGQIGQINTATAKGAVIGFTRSLAQEVAARGVTVNLVSPGFIADDTVKAFPPALLDRIIESVPVGRLGTAQDLAGLCAWLASDEAAFVTGANYAINGGVYMS
- a CDS encoding LuxR C-terminal-related transcriptional regulator codes for the protein MVEHQLAFTRAMDAVQHLADPNPPWQDILRTARDLVGADSGTLIVFDARNHLSNLSAIGFSDACFADYQGHYYRHDVLERDSRHAPAGTWLDTARMYSRSQLQRTEFYADFMLKHRMAQILSLIVESNAVLHASIGFQRSTVDPKASERLQSGNFGQYFRTLQSQLGQREKALSIGWKSVESAFSEVNEAVLLINQDGMVNKMSALARQLLDEARGWRVQGGKLRHADSKCQRLFDAHCAAAFRDGHSRSLATTTGWGEFHWMDISVAPDSLSLIGGRLLLARLRRKSAFAMPDVDKLESVFGITHAEAAVLAGLAAGHSVEEIATLRQSSVLTVRKQVASLLNKMECSRQAELVRLASLL
- a CDS encoding response regulator transcription factor; the protein is MRILVIEDDEDLADALVRRLRRLGHAVDLQRDGLSADGVLQYETFDLVILDIGLPRMSGFDILHRLRDRGSKTPVLALTARIDIEDRVHALDTGADDYLAKPFDFRELEARCRALLRRPIAQATGVQRFGELVIDSAARHVSLAGQRLDLPKREYSLLEILLAGMNRAVSKTEIANKLFAFDDDAAPNAIEVYIARLRRKLEGSPLRIETQRGTGYLLTSTTPPDSPSPHSQQD
- a CDS encoding sensor histidine kinase; translated protein: MQPGRISVRRRLLAMLLGLFAVGLAALYLLVRGYAQQTADTTYDQLLRASVLSMADSLQLVQGEWQMDMPYAALALLEQAPRDRVFYRVATGAGSLVSGYADLPAAPERTEAADTPQLYTSRYQGEPVRVAWMERKIAGPRNAEAAVIQVAQTREARNALADSILWQGTLALIGFTGAALALAYWGLRRSLSPIQRIERELAARSASDLHPIAAPVPEELDTLVQSLDGFMARLSDNLDTLRLFIAEAAHQLRTPLAALHAQMEVALDEEDPGEQRRSLLAVLRNAEKLSRLVNQLLSDASVIHRSNVKQFQPVDLAELLRQATYDTVPQADPIPDVRLHLPAAGASPAPRVPGDSLMLREAFKNLIDNALRHGSVGKGDADVARGEEGDGSIDVSKDGHIEGRIESRIEGRIEDSAHDHIDITLDQHGSGWRVTVADHGPGIPPALANTAFERFARGPTPRTPGAGLGLSIVKRVVDIHHGTLSLSNRVGGGLEAVIVLPAERRDA